From Streptomyces fungicidicus, one genomic window encodes:
- a CDS encoding class I SAM-dependent methyltransferase translates to MADESFGLPRLAAVYDPLDPDRSDLDAYLAVAEEFGARSVLDIGCGTGVFALLLACRGIEVVGVDPAGASLDVARGKPGGARVRWIEGDATALPPLRVDLATMTANVAQAIAGADAWHGTLRGAHAALRPGGHLVFETRDPARRAWEGWNREESYRRAELPGVGTVETWHQVTEVDGTLVTFRTTYVFAADGAVLTSDSTLRFREREEVEADLAGHGYEVGPVRDAPDRPGRELVFVARRPRA, encoded by the coding sequence GTGGCTGACGAGTCCTTCGGCCTTCCGCGGCTCGCCGCGGTCTACGACCCGCTCGACCCCGACCGGAGCGATCTCGACGCGTACCTGGCCGTCGCGGAGGAGTTCGGGGCCCGGAGCGTGCTGGACATCGGCTGCGGAACGGGCGTGTTCGCCCTGCTCCTGGCCTGCCGCGGGATCGAGGTCGTCGGCGTCGACCCCGCGGGGGCGTCCCTCGACGTGGCCCGGGGCAAGCCCGGCGGAGCCCGGGTCCGCTGGATCGAGGGCGACGCGACGGCGCTGCCGCCGCTGCGCGTCGACCTGGCCACCATGACGGCGAACGTCGCCCAGGCCATCGCCGGCGCCGACGCCTGGCACGGCACCCTGCGGGGCGCCCACGCGGCACTGCGGCCCGGAGGACATCTGGTCTTCGAGACCCGCGATCCGGCCCGGCGGGCCTGGGAGGGGTGGAACCGGGAGGAGTCGTACCGCAGGGCGGAGCTGCCCGGCGTCGGGACGGTCGAGACCTGGCACCAGGTGACAGAGGTGGACGGCACGCTGGTGACGTTCCGCACGACCTACGTGTTCGCCGCGGACGGGGCGGTCCTCACCTCCGACTCGACGCTGCGCTTCCGCGAGCGGGAGGAGGTCGAGGCGGACCTCGCCGGACACGGCTACGAGGTCGGGCCGGTGCGGGACGCGCCCGACCGTCCGGGCCGGGAGCTCGTCTTCGTCGCGCGGCGTCCGCGCGCGTAG
- a CDS encoding MalY/PatB family protein, which translates to MTRNPHETSGEPNPLRALDLETLRRRTSMKWRTHPEDVLPLWVAEMDVPLAEPVVRAVTEAMELGDTGYPAGTAYAEALAAFAAKRWDWGGLAVERTAIVPDVMLGVVEMLKLVTGYGDPVVVNPPVYPPFHDFVRNLDRRVVEAPLGGDARIDLDVLEDTFRRITAGRGRAAYLLCSPHNPTGTVHTAEELTAVAALAERYGVRVVADEIHAPLVVGDARFVPYLSVQGGERGLSLMSASKGWNLAGLKAALAVAGPEAAGDLARMPEEVGHGPSHVGILAHTAALRDGTAWLDALLAGLEANRGLLAALLAERLPGIRYRPGDATYLAWLDCRALGLGDDPAQAFLEHGRVALNSGLPFGSGGAGHARLNLAASPEVLEEAVRRTAAAVERAGGVRG; encoded by the coding sequence ATGACCAGGAATCCGCACGAGACGTCCGGTGAACCGAATCCGCTGCGCGCCCTCGACCTGGAAACCCTGCGGCGCCGCACCAGCATGAAGTGGCGCACCCATCCCGAGGACGTCCTGCCCCTGTGGGTCGCGGAGATGGACGTGCCCCTCGCCGAACCCGTCGTCCGCGCCGTCACCGAGGCGATGGAGCTCGGCGACACCGGCTACCCCGCCGGCACCGCCTACGCCGAGGCGCTCGCCGCCTTCGCGGCGAAACGGTGGGACTGGGGCGGGCTCGCCGTGGAGCGCACCGCGATCGTGCCCGACGTCATGCTGGGCGTGGTCGAGATGCTGAAACTGGTCACGGGGTACGGGGACCCGGTCGTGGTGAACCCGCCGGTGTACCCGCCCTTCCACGACTTCGTCCGGAACCTGGACCGCCGGGTCGTCGAGGCCCCGCTGGGCGGGGACGCGCGGATCGACCTCGACGTCCTGGAGGACACCTTCCGGAGAATCACGGCCGGCCGGGGACGGGCCGCCTACCTGCTGTGCAGCCCGCACAACCCCACCGGCACCGTGCACACCGCCGAGGAGCTGACCGCCGTGGCGGCCCTCGCCGAGCGGTACGGCGTACGCGTCGTCGCCGACGAGATCCACGCGCCGCTGGTCGTCGGCGACGCGCGGTTCGTGCCGTACCTGAGCGTGCAGGGAGGCGAGCGCGGCCTGTCGCTGATGTCGGCGTCGAAGGGGTGGAACCTCGCGGGCCTCAAGGCCGCCCTCGCCGTCGCGGGACCGGAGGCGGCCGGGGACCTGGCGCGGATGCCCGAGGAGGTGGGCCACGGCCCGAGCCATGTCGGCATCCTCGCCCACACCGCCGCCCTGCGCGACGGCACCGCCTGGCTGGACGCCCTGCTCGCCGGACTCGAGGCCAACCGCGGGCTGCTCGCCGCGCTGCTGGCCGAGCGGTTGCCGGGGATCCGTTACCGCCCGGGCGACGCCACCTATCTCGCCTGGCTCGACTGCCGGGCCCTCGGCCTGGGCGACGATCCCGCCCAGGCGTTCCTCGAGCACGGCCGCGTGGCCCTCAACTCCGGCCTCCCCTTCGGCTCGGGAGGCGCGGGCCACGCCCGCCTGAACCTCGCCGCCTCACCCGAGGTGCTCGAAGAGGCGGTGCGGCGGACGGCCGCCGCCGTGGAGCGGGCCGGAGGCGTCCGTGGCTGA